Proteins from one Buchnera aphidicola (Cinara laricifoliae) genomic window:
- the rho gene encoding transcription termination factor Rho: MNLTKLKNTSVSKLIILGKQIGLENLARMRKQDIIFSILKQHSKSGEDIFGDGVLEILQDGFGFLRSSDSSYLAGPDDIYVSPSQIRRFNLRTGDTISGKIRPPKEGERYFALLKVNTVNYDKPENARSKILFENLTPLHANSRLKMERGNGSKEDLTARVLDLSSPIGRGQRGLIVAPPKAGKTILLQNIAQSIAYNHPDCVLMVLLIDERPEEVTEMQRLVKGEVVASTFDEPASRHVQVAEMVIERAKRLVEHKKDVIILLDSITRLARAYNTVVPASGKVLTGGVDANALHRPKRFFGAARNVKEGGSLTIIATALIDTGSKMDEVIYEEFKGTGNMELPLSRKIAEKRVFPAIDYNRSGTRREELLTIPEELQKMWILRKIIHPMSEIDAMEFLINKLSMTKTNDEFFDMMKRSK; encoded by the coding sequence ATGAATCTCACCAAATTAAAAAATACATCGGTATCAAAACTTATTATTTTAGGTAAACAAATAGGTCTTGAAAATTTAGCTCGAATGCGTAAACAAGATATTATTTTTTCTATATTAAAACAACATTCAAAAAGTGGCGAAGATATATTTGGAGACGGTGTTTTAGAAATTTTACAAGATGGTTTTGGTTTTTTACGGTCATCAGATAGCTCTTATTTAGCTGGTCCTGATGATATTTATGTATCACCTAGTCAGATTCGTCGTTTTAATTTAAGAACTGGAGATACAATTTCAGGAAAGATTAGACCTCCTAAAGAAGGAGAACGTTATTTTGCCTTGTTAAAAGTAAATACTGTAAATTATGATAAACCAGAGAATGCGCGTAGTAAAATTTTATTTGAAAATTTAACACCTCTACATGCTAATTCTAGATTAAAAATGGAACGTGGTAATGGTTCTAAAGAAGATTTAACTGCTAGAGTATTAGATTTATCTTCTCCAATAGGTCGTGGACAAAGAGGTTTAATAGTAGCTCCGCCAAAAGCAGGTAAAACCATATTATTGCAAAATATCGCACAAAGTATTGCGTATAATCATCCAGATTGTGTATTAATGGTTTTATTGATTGATGAACGGCCAGAAGAAGTTACTGAAATGCAAAGATTAGTTAAAGGGGAAGTAGTGGCATCCACTTTTGATGAACCTGCTTCTAGACATGTTCAAGTAGCAGAGATGGTGATTGAAAGAGCAAAAAGATTAGTTGAACATAAAAAAGATGTAATAATATTATTAGATTCTATTACTAGGTTAGCTAGAGCATATAACACTGTAGTACCAGCATCTGGAAAAGTATTAACGGGTGGTGTTGATGCAAATGCATTACATAGACCTAAAAGGTTTTTTGGAGCGGCACGTAATGTTAAAGAAGGTGGTAGTTTAACAATTATAGCTACTGCATTAATTGACACTGGATCTAAAATGGATGAAGTAATTTATGAAGAATTTAAAGGCACTGGTAATATGGAATTACCTTTATCCAGAAAAATAGCAGAAAAACGTGTTTTTCCGGCTATTGACTATAATAGATCAGGCACTCGTAGAGAAGAATTATTAACTATTCCTGAAGAACTACAAAAAATGTGGATTTTGCGTAAAATCATTCATCCTATGAGCGAAATAGATGCTATGGAATTTTTAATTAATAAATTATCTATGACTAAAACTAATGATGAATTTTTTGATATGATGAAAAGATCAAAATAA
- the trxA gene encoding thioredoxin, translated as MKITKIIELTDQNFEEIVFISKKYVLVDFWADWCGPCKILSPILEDIAQEYYKKILVGKVNIDVNKKIPIKYSIRGIPTLLLFNKSKIIGTKIGVTSKIELKNFLDSKILL; from the coding sequence ATGAAAATAACTAAAATTATTGAATTAACAGATCAAAATTTTGAAGAAATAGTATTTATTTCAAAAAAATATGTATTAGTAGACTTTTGGGCAGATTGGTGCGGACCATGTAAAATTTTATCACCAATTTTAGAAGATATTGCTCAAGAATATTATAAAAAAATTCTTGTTGGAAAAGTTAATATTGATGTGAATAAAAAAATACCGATTAAATATTCTATTCGAGGAATTCCAACTTTATTATTATTTAATAAAAGCAAAATTATAGGAACAAAAATAGGAGTTACATCAAAAATAGAATTAAAAAATTTTTTAGATAGTAAAATATTACTTTAA